Genomic DNA from Cydia fagiglandana chromosome 3, ilCydFagi1.1, whole genome shotgun sequence:
CAATTTAACAATGTCTGGAAAAAAAAATTCCTGGGTAACACAGCTCACAGCTGTctatgttaaattataataatggtCACCTTTCTCTCAATATTAGGTGTTCCTAAATGAAAATAAAGCCAGCAACAAGCCAGGCAAAGTTTGGCATGTTGAACAAGTTTACAACAGAATagtcaaacaaataaatatctgtAAAAACATACCTTATTGTGCAAAGAGCAGTGTACCCTGTAGTTCTTATCCAACACAGCCATGGTGGTGGCATGTTTGAAGGCAGCTGACAGTGTTTTGTTTTTCCTGACAAACGCTATCCTCGTCAGGCCATCCCACTCCACAAAGTTGATGGGGGGAGGCGGGTTGCGCGGCTCTATCCGGACTACACTAGACTCCACCTTGGGAGGAGGTCTGAAGTTGTTTTTGCCAACCTTTAATAAGAGAAGGTGTattgaattaaaaatatattgagaGACAGACACTTTCTTCATAGTTGCCAAGGTGACAAGGCaacaattatgtttttttgctcAGGGTGATGAAGATTCTAAATTTTTTGATGAGTAAGTATAATGTTATGCCATCCATGCCTTATTAAGCCTAACATTAGGTAAATTTATCTATTTACCCATCCATACCTTCATTAGCATGTCAACTCGGGCCAACAGCTGTGTGTTTATAGATAGTCTGCAGTACAGTTTGTCCCCGGGCTTGGCCACCAGTCTCTGTGCAAACTCCTGCTGGAACATGAGCACTGCACACCGGAAGAACGGCCGGTGCAGCAGCAGCTTGAACACCAGCGGAGAACTGATCTGGTACGGGATGTTGGCTACACATATGTCAAAAAATGGCAGCTCTGTCTTAAGCACATCTCCTACAAGAATTTGGAGTTTGGCTTGGTAAGGCGTGCCTTGGACACGCTTTTGTAATTCT
This window encodes:
- the LOC134680384 gene encoding probable dimethyladenosine transferase encodes the protein MPKIKAEKKTRVHNEIAKQGIQFNKDFGQHILKNPLIITSMLDKSGLRPTDVALEIGPGTGNMTVKLLDRVKKVIACEIDTRLVAELQKRVQGTPYQAKLQILVGDVLKTELPFFDICVANIPYQISSPLVFKLLLHRPFFRCAVLMFQQEFAQRLVAKPGDKLYCRLSINTQLLARVDMLMKVGKNNFRPPPKVESSVVRIEPRNPPPPINFVEWDGLTRIAFVRKNKTLSAAFKHATTMAVLDKNYRVHCSLHNKEIPEDFDIKQKVQEILTNAEADQMRARTMDIDDFMKLLHAFNSEGIHFA